A region of Kribbella sp. NBC_01245 DNA encodes the following proteins:
- a CDS encoding glycine C-acetyltransferase: MREDLAGTIGEIREAGLYKSERVITSPQNSAISVANGNKVLNFCANNYLGLADHPEVIQAAKDALDEWGFGMASVRFICGTQAIHKQLEDALSNFLGQEDSILYSSCFDANGGLFETLLGPEDAVISDELNHASIIDGIRLCKAKRYRYKNRDMADLEAQLKDAADARYRLIATDGVFSMDGYVAPLDEICDLAERYDALVMVDDSHAVGFVGPNGGGTPELFGVSDRVDVITGTLGKALGGASGGYVSARREIVELLRQRSRPYLFSNSLAPAVTAASLKALELIGGSSELRDRLKANTERFRTKMTEAGFDVLPGDHPISPVMIGDAAEAGRLADKLLELGVYVIGFSYPVVPHGKARIRTQLSAAHTTEDVDQAVAAFIEARAALA; this comes from the coding sequence ATGCGGGAAGACCTGGCAGGCACCATCGGCGAGATCCGGGAGGCGGGCCTTTACAAGTCCGAGCGGGTCATCACCTCACCCCAGAACTCGGCGATTTCTGTTGCCAACGGCAATAAGGTGCTGAACTTCTGCGCGAACAACTACCTCGGCCTGGCCGACCACCCCGAGGTGATCCAGGCGGCCAAGGACGCGCTGGACGAGTGGGGCTTCGGCATGGCCTCGGTCCGGTTCATCTGCGGCACCCAGGCGATCCACAAGCAGCTGGAAGATGCCTTGAGCAACTTCCTCGGCCAGGAGGACTCGATCCTCTACAGCTCCTGCTTCGACGCGAACGGCGGTCTGTTCGAGACGCTGCTCGGCCCCGAGGACGCCGTCATCTCCGACGAGCTGAACCACGCCAGCATCATCGATGGCATCCGCCTGTGCAAGGCCAAACGCTACCGCTACAAGAACCGCGACATGGCCGACCTGGAGGCCCAGCTCAAGGACGCGGCCGACGCCCGGTACCGGCTGATCGCGACCGACGGCGTCTTCTCCATGGACGGGTACGTCGCGCCGCTGGACGAGATCTGCGACCTGGCCGAGCGGTACGACGCCCTGGTGATGGTCGATGACTCGCACGCCGTCGGTTTCGTCGGGCCGAACGGCGGCGGTACGCCCGAGCTGTTCGGCGTCAGCGACCGAGTGGACGTCATCACCGGCACGCTCGGCAAGGCCCTCGGTGGCGCGTCGGGTGGTTACGTGTCGGCGCGTCGCGAGATCGTCGAACTCCTTCGCCAGCGGTCGCGTCCGTACCTCTTCTCGAACTCCCTCGCGCCGGCCGTGACCGCCGCCTCGCTGAAGGCGCTCGAGCTGATCGGCGGTTCGAGCGAGCTGCGCGACCGGCTCAAGGCGAACACCGAGCGCTTCCGGACGAAGATGACCGAGGCCGGGTTCGACGTACTCCCCGGCGATCACCCCATCTCGCCCGTCATGATCGGCGACGCGGCCGAGGCCGGACGCCTCGCGGACAAGCTGCTCGAACTCGGCGTCTACGTCATCGGCTTCTCGTACCCGGTCGTCCCGCACGGCAAGGCGCGCATCCGCACCCAGCTCAGCGCCGCCCACACCACCGAGGACGTCGACCAGGCCGTCGCCGCCTTCATCGAAGCCCGAGCCGCTCTGGCCTGA
- the tdh gene encoding L-threonine 3-dehydrogenase has product MKALVKAESRPGLWLQDVPEPTIEADEVLIKVLRTGLCGTDLHIQNWDTWAQKNVPVPMVTGHEFSGEVVEVGAGVRDVAVGDIVSGEGHLVCGKCRNCRAGRRHLCIKTRGLGVHVPGAFAEYVALPSSNVWVHRDHVDLDVAAIFDPFGNAVHTALSFPVVGEDVLITGAGPIGIMAAAVALHAGARNVVITDLSDYRLDLARKIGVTHALNVGEQTIADAQQSLGMREGFDVGMEMSGQPKALRDMLANMNHGGKIAMLGLPSDEIAIDWSTVVLNMLTIKGIYGREMFETWYSMSVMLERGLDLGPVITHRFGYGDFEQAFDTARQGQCGKVILDWTHQTLEEKH; this is encoded by the coding sequence GTGAAGGCGCTGGTCAAGGCCGAGAGCAGGCCCGGACTCTGGTTGCAGGATGTGCCCGAGCCCACCATCGAGGCCGACGAAGTACTGATCAAGGTCCTCCGCACGGGTTTGTGCGGCACCGACCTGCACATCCAGAACTGGGATACCTGGGCGCAGAAGAACGTGCCCGTCCCGATGGTCACCGGCCACGAGTTCTCCGGCGAAGTGGTCGAGGTCGGCGCGGGTGTCCGTGACGTGGCCGTCGGCGACATCGTCAGCGGCGAGGGCCATCTGGTCTGTGGCAAGTGCCGGAACTGCCGGGCCGGCCGCCGGCACCTCTGCATCAAGACCCGCGGCCTCGGCGTACACGTGCCCGGCGCTTTCGCGGAGTACGTCGCGCTGCCCTCGTCCAACGTCTGGGTCCATCGCGATCACGTCGACCTGGACGTGGCCGCGATCTTCGACCCGTTCGGCAACGCCGTACACACCGCTTTGTCGTTCCCGGTCGTCGGCGAGGACGTCCTGATCACCGGCGCGGGCCCGATCGGCATCATGGCCGCGGCCGTCGCCCTGCACGCCGGCGCGCGCAATGTGGTCATCACCGACCTGTCCGACTACCGGCTGGACCTGGCTCGCAAGATCGGCGTGACGCACGCGCTGAACGTCGGCGAGCAGACGATCGCGGACGCCCAGCAGAGCCTCGGCATGCGCGAGGGGTTCGACGTCGGCATGGAGATGTCGGGTCAGCCCAAGGCGCTGCGCGACATGCTGGCCAACATGAACCACGGCGGCAAGATCGCGATGCTCGGGCTGCCGTCCGACGAGATCGCCATCGACTGGAGCACGGTCGTGCTCAACATGCTCACGATCAAGGGCATCTACGGCCGCGAGATGTTCGAGACCTGGTACTCGATGTCGGTGATGCTCGAACGCGGCCTGGACCTCGGGCCGGTGATCACGCACCGATTCGGGTACGGCGATTTCGAGCAGGCCTTCGACACCGCCCGGCAGGGGCAGTGCGGCAAGGTCATCCTGGACTGGACCCATCAAACCCTGGAGGAGAAGCACTGA
- a CDS encoding class E sortase — protein sequence MSRGVLRWLGIVFLVAGLAVLGWVGWQYVGTGITSGKAMDDLENDLREQWKPEAKPAAKPGLGQPVALVRIPKFGADWEKPIVQGVRDDDLAKGVGHYPDTQLPGELGNFAIAAHRVTHGSPFRKLLRLNVGDEVIVETGDAVYTYVLDTSPRDLTVKPAAGWVLQPVPGKPAAKPVKALITLTTCQDLFRSPDRSVAFGHLVKTQPKR from the coding sequence ATGTCACGGGGTGTGTTGCGCTGGCTCGGGATCGTGTTCCTGGTGGCCGGGTTGGCGGTGCTGGGGTGGGTCGGCTGGCAGTACGTCGGCACCGGCATCACCTCGGGTAAGGCCATGGACGACCTCGAGAACGACCTACGCGAACAGTGGAAGCCTGAGGCGAAACCGGCGGCTAAACCCGGGCTAGGCCAACCGGTGGCGCTGGTGCGGATCCCCAAGTTCGGTGCCGACTGGGAGAAGCCGATCGTCCAGGGGGTGCGTGACGACGATCTGGCCAAGGGTGTCGGGCACTACCCGGATACGCAGCTCCCTGGCGAGCTCGGCAACTTCGCCATCGCAGCGCATCGGGTAACGCACGGATCGCCGTTCCGGAAGCTGCTGCGGTTGAACGTCGGTGATGAGGTCATTGTGGAGACAGGCGACGCTGTCTACACGTACGTCCTGGACACCTCACCGCGCGATCTGACGGTTAAACCGGCCGCTGGCTGGGTCTTGCAACCGGTGCCCGGCAAGCCGGCCGCGAAGCCTGTGAAGGCGTTGATCACCCTCACCACCTGCCAGGACCTCTTCCGCTCACCCGACCGCTCCGTCGCCTTCGGCCACCTGGTGAAGACTCAACCGAAGCGCTGA
- the pyrE gene encoding orotate phosphoribosyltransferase produces the protein MTVERDALLEQVKSKAIVRGRVTLASGKEADYYVDLRRITLDAAAAPLIGPVLLELTADLEYDAVGGLTLGADPVALSMLYAAKAQGRELDAFVVRKAEKTHGLQRRIEGPDVKGRRVLAVEDTSTTGGSVLTAVEALREAGAEIVAVVVIVDRATGAKEKVESEGLEYRYAFGLDELGLG, from the coding sequence ATGACTGTTGAGCGGGATGCGTTGCTGGAGCAGGTCAAGAGCAAGGCGATCGTGCGGGGCCGGGTGACACTGGCCTCGGGCAAGGAGGCCGACTACTACGTCGACCTGCGCCGGATCACGCTCGACGCGGCCGCCGCGCCGCTGATCGGCCCGGTGCTGCTGGAGCTGACCGCGGACCTGGAGTACGACGCGGTGGGCGGTCTCACGCTCGGTGCCGACCCGGTCGCGCTGTCGATGCTGTACGCCGCGAAGGCGCAGGGCCGCGAGCTCGACGCCTTCGTCGTACGCAAGGCCGAGAAGACGCACGGACTGCAGCGCCGGATCGAGGGTCCCGACGTGAAGGGCCGCCGGGTGCTCGCGGTCGAGGACACCTCCACCACTGGCGGTTCCGTGCTCACCGCGGTCGAGGCACTGCGCGAGGCCGGCGCCGAGATCGTGGCGGTCGTCGTGATCGTGGACCGGGCGACCGGGGCGAAGGAGAAGGTCGAGTCCGAGGGCCTGGAGTATCGCTACGCCTTCGGTCTGGACGAGCTCGGGCTCGGCTGA
- a CDS encoding helix-turn-helix domain-containing protein, whose amino-acid sequence MADALARNIDLQMRWYGEPLGDRFRRLLDGLSLSQAQLAGALGLSAPMLSQLMSGQRAKISNPAVLSRLLQLEAMAAEPGWTALPDTERQRRLEEVRAAQSTTLTVDQGQAHGQSQASAQTAEPADQVAAIQTLLRELASAAELEGAATLLDEQYPEIAEALRVLGTGRTQDARAFYTRITST is encoded by the coding sequence ATGGCCGACGCACTCGCCCGCAACATCGATCTGCAGATGCGGTGGTACGGCGAGCCGCTGGGTGACCGGTTCCGGCGGCTCCTCGACGGTCTGAGCCTGTCACAGGCCCAGCTCGCCGGGGCGTTAGGGCTATCGGCACCGATGCTGTCCCAGTTGATGTCGGGTCAGCGCGCGAAGATCAGCAACCCTGCCGTGTTGTCCCGCCTACTCCAGCTCGAGGCAATGGCCGCCGAGCCCGGCTGGACGGCATTGCCCGACACCGAGCGCCAACGCCGACTGGAGGAGGTCCGAGCCGCCCAGAGCACCACCCTGACCGTCGACCAAGGCCAGGCCCACGGCCAAAGCCAAGCGTCGGCGCAAACAGCCGAGCCCGCCGACCAGGTCGCGGCGATCCAGACCCTGCTCCGAGAGCTGGCATCCGCCGCCGAGCTCGAGGGCGCGGCCACACTGCTCGACGAGCAGTACCCGGAGATCGCCGAGGCCCTACGCGTTCTCGGCACCGGCCGCACCCAAGATGCCCGCGCCTTCTACACCCGCATCACCAGCACCTAA
- a CDS encoding VWA domain-containing protein, producing MIRRFAALAVLAALTAAFSFANGIRPAAALALAPELSPVMVVLDSSGSMTARDAGGSGTRMDAAKRAVGSMVDGLPAEAQVGLTIYGAGTGSSGAEKAAGCRDVRVVRPVSTVNKPALKAAVTATKARGYTPIGQALRVAAGQLPKEGQRSIVLVSDGEDTCAPPQPCLVAKELARQGVDLHVHAIGFKVDAKARAQLACIAQSTGGTYHDATDADSLLGVLGRVTERALRHYEPVGKPVIGSNDPANAPVIEPGQYVDTLSPVEERFYSVELKAGDTAYFAATAIFPRGNPRDIEVLDIRITGPGAADCNHRQRELNTRARADGGSLTTVLTWNGLAPGGSGSRACSVPGKYTFRVTRDAKDGTDRVPMELLVRIEPPVVGALGEPAQTSLVDFAQPPAGGVRAVRGGGSFNEATTLSGSGRFGETIYYGEELFYRVKLDWGQGLAYRVTYGGRADGETANIRTGLFTPVRAELKFDTTAYTGETKTLPTGGKPIATPRVVYLNRNANDSKLRRSSVDGWYYIIVRLGASVDSNPSGGGVPITIDLATAGQKVAGPEYGESGSTATSPTPSTTPTETESPEPTPTPAGTTSGDTGQPGDAADSGSPLPWIIGGGVVLLAIAIIAAALLRRRPTLAGGPQHLNQPPYPTQPQHPGQAQPGQYPGQPGSQNWPNQP from the coding sequence ATGATACGTCGATTCGCCGCACTCGCAGTGCTGGCCGCCCTGACTGCGGCATTCTCATTCGCGAACGGCATCAGACCCGCGGCGGCGCTGGCGTTGGCGCCCGAGTTGTCGCCCGTGATGGTCGTGCTCGACTCGTCCGGCTCGATGACCGCCCGCGACGCCGGCGGCAGCGGCACCCGGATGGACGCTGCCAAGCGGGCCGTCGGCTCGATGGTCGACGGCCTGCCTGCCGAGGCTCAGGTCGGCCTCACCATCTATGGCGCGGGCACCGGCTCGAGCGGCGCGGAGAAGGCCGCGGGCTGTCGCGATGTGCGCGTCGTTCGCCCGGTCTCGACGGTGAACAAGCCGGCTCTGAAGGCCGCGGTCACCGCGACCAAGGCCAGGGGCTATACGCCGATCGGGCAGGCCTTGCGCGTCGCCGCTGGTCAATTGCCGAAGGAGGGGCAGCGTTCGATCGTGCTGGTCTCCGATGGTGAGGACACCTGTGCCCCACCGCAGCCCTGTCTGGTCGCCAAGGAGCTCGCCCGGCAAGGTGTCGACCTGCACGTGCACGCGATCGGCTTCAAGGTCGACGCGAAGGCGCGCGCCCAGCTCGCCTGTATCGCGCAGAGCACCGGCGGCACGTATCACGACGCCACCGACGCGGATTCGCTGCTCGGAGTGCTCGGCCGGGTGACCGAGCGCGCCCTGCGGCACTACGAGCCGGTCGGCAAGCCCGTCATCGGCAGCAACGACCCGGCGAACGCGCCGGTGATCGAGCCCGGGCAGTACGTCGACACGCTCAGCCCGGTCGAGGAGCGGTTCTACAGCGTCGAGCTCAAGGCCGGCGACACCGCGTACTTCGCCGCCACCGCGATCTTCCCGCGCGGCAATCCCCGCGACATCGAGGTGCTCGACATCCGGATCACCGGCCCGGGCGCCGCGGACTGCAATCACCGTCAGCGCGAGCTGAACACCCGGGCAAGGGCCGACGGCGGCTCACTGACCACGGTGCTCACCTGGAATGGTCTGGCTCCCGGTGGCTCCGGATCAAGGGCCTGCAGCGTGCCCGGGAAGTACACCTTCCGCGTCACGCGGGACGCCAAGGACGGCACGGACCGGGTGCCCATGGAGCTGCTGGTCCGGATCGAGCCGCCGGTTGTCGGTGCGCTCGGTGAGCCCGCTCAGACCAGCCTGGTCGACTTCGCCCAGCCGCCGGCCGGGGGAGTGCGCGCGGTTCGCGGCGGTGGTTCCTTCAACGAGGCGACCACGTTGAGCGGCTCGGGCCGATTCGGCGAGACGATCTACTACGGCGAGGAGCTGTTCTACCGGGTCAAGCTCGATTGGGGTCAGGGCCTTGCCTATCGAGTGACGTACGGCGGCCGGGCGGACGGCGAGACCGCGAATATCCGGACTGGACTCTTCACCCCGGTGCGGGCCGAGCTCAAGTTCGATACGACCGCCTACACGGGCGAGACGAAGACGCTGCCCACCGGCGGTAAGCCGATCGCGACCCCGCGCGTGGTCTACCTCAACCGCAACGCGAACGACTCCAAGCTGCGCAGGTCGAGCGTCGACGGGTGGTACTACATCATCGTCCGACTCGGTGCGTCGGTCGACAGCAACCCGAGCGGCGGCGGCGTGCCCATCACCATCGACCTCGCCACCGCCGGGCAGAAGGTCGCCGGCCCGGAATACGGCGAATCGGGCTCAACCGCAACCAGCCCAACCCCGTCAACCACCCCGACCGAAACGGAAAGCCCCGAGCCCACCCCAACTCCGGCCGGCACAACCTCTGGCGACACAGGCCAACCCGGCGACGCAGCCGACTCGGGTTCGCCGTTGCCCTGGATCATCGGCGGAGGCGTGGTTCTGCTGGCGATAGCGATCATCGCGGCCGCCCTGCTTCGTCGCCGTCCAACCCTGGCTGGTGGACCGCAACACCTGAACCAGCCGCCCTATCCGACCCAGCCGCAGCACCCTGGGCAGGCACAGCCTGGGCAGTACCCGGGGCAGCCCGGTTCCCAGAACTGGCCGAATCAGCCGTAA
- a CDS encoding serine/threonine-protein kinase, which yields MPDLFAGRFELIDPIGTGGTGTVWRAWDRRLERYCAAKVLRQRHAGALLRFVREQGRRLDHPHILSPYGWAADDDQALLAMDLIGGGALSNLSADFGPLPERYVAELLRQLLEALAHIHELGVVHRDVKPANLLLEATGTGAPSLRLTDFGIALALGEPRLTQQGTIVGTPGYLAPEILAGALPSIRQDLYAAGITAHQLLTGQEPASHSPAGLAPASHEPPGLEPAAGAPHPHRPPGTPATALWAVVEALLHPDPTKRADSATTSLTNLKPALADPLHLPAHTADNELIEVFDHLPPLPSRPTATNTAPTPQPATTHVTPHPTAQPTPTPASPHPTAQSAPTHGPTQPAAHREGPGPAARPPIDQATTSRADGQAPDSHPSADEWPSGEGPSRERSGGERSDRAADGRRRRVLVVAGASLAVAAVATTAVLLTQGDPGNNLRPTGGSTTPTTSPTTPTISPTATPSLSSTPPPVPTGSPNPIPDPEVKLGATCGWQEAGTLETAANGIRVECRKHGSTYRWIRAT from the coding sequence ATGCCGGACCTATTTGCCGGGCGGTTCGAGCTGATCGACCCGATCGGCACGGGCGGTACCGGCACGGTCTGGCGCGCGTGGGACCGGCGCCTCGAGCGCTACTGCGCCGCAAAGGTGCTGCGCCAACGCCATGCCGGGGCACTGCTGCGGTTCGTCCGGGAACAAGGCCGCCGACTGGACCACCCGCACATCCTCAGCCCGTACGGCTGGGCCGCGGACGACGACCAGGCCCTCCTCGCGATGGACCTCATCGGCGGCGGCGCACTCTCCAACCTCAGCGCAGACTTCGGCCCACTCCCCGAGCGGTACGTCGCTGAGCTGCTACGCCAATTGCTCGAGGCGCTCGCGCACATCCACGAACTAGGCGTAGTCCACCGCGACGTAAAGCCGGCCAACTTGTTGCTAGAAGCAACCGGAACCGGCGCCCCCTCCTTGCGCCTAACAGACTTCGGCATCGCCCTAGCCCTAGGCGAACCCCGCCTAACCCAACAAGGCACGATCGTCGGCACCCCCGGCTACCTCGCCCCCGAGATCCTCGCCGGCGCCCTACCGTCAATCCGCCAAGACCTCTACGCCGCCGGCATCACCGCCCACCAACTCCTCACCGGCCAAGAACCCGCCAGCCACTCGCCCGCCGGCCTAGCGCCCGCCAGCCACGAACCCCCCGGCCTAGAGCCCGCCGCTGGTGCACCCCATCCACACCGCCCACCCGGCACACCAGCCACCGCGCTCTGGGCTGTCGTCGAAGCCCTCCTCCACCCGGACCCCACCAAACGCGCCGACTCGGCAACAACAAGCCTCACCAACCTCAAGCCAGCCCTAGCCGACCCCCTGCACCTCCCAGCCCACACCGCCGACAACGAGTTGATCGAAGTCTTCGACCACCTCCCCCCACTCCCCTCCCGCCCCACCGCCACCAACACCGCCCCCACACCACAACCCGCGACCACCCATGTGACACCTCACCCCACGGCACAACCCACGCCGACCCCTGCGTCACCTCACCCGACGGCGCAGAGCGCGCCCACCCACGGGCCGACTCAACCCGCGGCGCATCGAGAAGGTCCCGGTCCAGCTGCCCGACCGCCCATTGACCAGGCCACCACCAGCCGCGCGGACGGCCAGGCGCCAGACAGCCACCCGTCCGCCGACGAATGGCCGAGTGGCGAGGGGCCCAGTCGCGAAAGGTCGGGTGGTGAGAGGTCGGACCGAGCAGCGGACGGCCGACGGCGGCGCGTTCTCGTGGTTGCGGGCGCTAGCCTCGCGGTCGCGGCAGTCGCCACGACCGCGGTCCTGCTCACCCAAGGCGATCCGGGCAACAACCTGCGCCCAACCGGCGGAAGCACGACCCCCACCACCTCGCCGACGACCCCCACCATCTCGCCGACGGCAACCCCGTCGTTGAGCTCGACTCCGCCGCCGGTCCCGACAGGCAGCCCGAACCCGATCCCAGACCCCGAGGTGAAGCTCGGCGCGACCTGCGGCTGGCAGGAGGCCGGAACCCTGGAGACGGCCGCTAACGGCATCCGCGTCGAGTGCCGTAAGCACGGCTCCACGTACCGCTGGATCCGAGCCACCTGA
- a CDS encoding LemA family protein yields MTTVIVIVIVAIVVILAIALITSYNRFVKQRNLIQESWRQIDVELHRRYDLIPNLVETVRAFAAHERHVFEEVARLRTQAQGIEGASPQQRAQAETALSGALRQMMISVEAYPQLQSNQNFLNLQRELTDTEDRIAAGRRFYNANVGDYNTRIEAFPSNVIANGFKFEKAGYFEVEDAAVRSVPQVSFGTIGAVSGEAQPPAVAPGQPQSSGQIQPQMPGYENQPNQQALPSYGPPNGGNGGNYGPPNGGNGGNAGAPPAGPGRPQDGQPPFTG; encoded by the coding sequence ATGACCACCGTCATCGTCATCGTGATCGTCGCGATTGTCGTGATTCTCGCGATCGCGTTGATCACGTCGTACAACCGATTCGTCAAGCAGCGGAACCTGATCCAGGAATCGTGGCGGCAGATCGACGTCGAGTTGCACCGTCGGTACGACCTGATCCCGAACCTGGTCGAGACGGTGCGGGCCTTTGCGGCGCACGAGCGGCACGTTTTCGAGGAGGTCGCCCGGCTGCGTACGCAGGCCCAGGGCATCGAGGGCGCCTCGCCGCAGCAGCGCGCCCAGGCTGAGACGGCGCTGTCCGGTGCGCTCCGCCAGATGATGATCTCGGTCGAGGCCTACCCGCAGCTGCAGTCCAACCAGAACTTCCTGAACCTGCAGCGTGAGCTGACCGACACGGAGGACCGGATCGCGGCCGGCCGCCGGTTCTACAACGCGAACGTGGGCGACTACAACACCCGCATCGAGGCCTTCCCGTCGAACGTGATCGCGAATGGCTTCAAGTTCGAGAAGGCCGGCTACTTCGAGGTCGAGGACGCGGCCGTGCGGTCGGTGCCGCAGGTCTCCTTCGGCACGATCGGCGCCGTCTCGGGTGAGGCTCAGCCGCCCGCCGTCGCACCCGGCCAGCCGCAATCGTCGGGCCAGATCCAGCCCCAGATGCCCGGTTACGAGAACCAGCCGAACCAGCAGGCTCTCCCGTCGTACGGCCCGCCCAACGGCGGCAACGGCGGCAACTACGGCCCGCCCAACGGCGGCAACGGTGGCAATGCCGGTGCCCCGCCCGCCGGTCCAGGCCGTCCGCAGGACGGCCAACCCCCGTTCACCGGCTGA